AGTTATAAGTTATAAGTAAAAATTATAAAAAAAATAAAATAATGGAAAATTTATTTACTGTTTTCCATTGATCCATCTAAAAAGCTTGCATATCCTTTCAAGTCCAACATTCCATGACCTGAGAAGTTAACAACAATAGTTTTTTCCTCTCCGGTTTGTTTTGCTTTTAATGCTTCATCAATAGCAGCTTTAATAGCATGAGTTGTTTCAGGAGCTGGTAATACACCTTCAGAACTAGCAAAGGTAACACCTGCATTAAATGCATCGGTTTGATGAACAGAAGTAGGGTTGATGTATCCCTCTTTAGTAAGTAATGAAACGATTGGGGACATTCCGTGGTATCTTAATCCACCAGCATGTACGGAAGGAGCAACGAAATCGTGTCCTAAGGTGAACATTTTAAGCATTGGAGTAAATCCGTTGGTATCACCAAAGTCGTATTCATAAGAACCTTCAGTCAAGGTAGGACAAGCACTAGGTTCAACAGCGATGAATTCGGTTTCTGAGTTTCCAGCAATCTTGTCTTTTAAGAATGGGAATAATGAACCAGCTAAGTTACTACCTCCACCAGCACAAGCAATCATTACATCAGGCTCTTCTTCAGCAATTTCTAATTGGGTCTTGATTTCTTGTCCAATGATGGTTTGGTGAAGCATTACATGATTTAAAACACTTCCTAATGAGTATTTGACCTCATCATTTTCCAAAGCCTCTTCCATAGCTTCTGAAATAGCTACTCCTAAAGAACCTGGATGGTCTGGAGTTTCTTCTAGGATTTGGCGTCCAATCTTTGTATTTTCACTTGGGGATGCGTAAACGTCACCACCGTAAATGTTCATAATGTTTTTCCTGTCAGGTTTTTGGTTGAATGAAACTTTTACCATGTAAACAGTAATGTCAGTGTCAAGCAAGTTACCTGCAAGAGATAGAGCAGTACCCCATTGACCTGCACCGGTTTCAGTGGTCAATCTTTCTACTCCTTCTTTTTTAGCAAAGTAAACCTGTGGAATAGCACTGTTTAATTTGTGTGAACCTGTAGGAGAAGTGTCTTCTCTTTTAAAGTAAATTTTAGCAGGAGTGTTTAGTTTTTCTTCAAGTCTTTTTGCTCTTACCAATGGGCTTGGTCTTCCCATTTGCATGTATAATTCCCTTACTTCATTAGGGATTTTAATGTATCTGTCAGTTGCAAATTCTTGTTCAAGAGCTGCTTTTGTAAATGCTTTTTGCAAATCAGCTATTTGATCTTTTCCTTCACTGTTTTTAGGCATAGGCAATTCTACAGGTAAATCTGCGAGAATGTTATACCAATTTTTAGGAACATCATCAGGAGTTAAATTAATTCTATAATCTTCTGCCATTTGTAATACACCTATTAAAAGGTATATTAAATGTCTTATTTAAAGCTTTGTTGTACATAATAGTACATTAAATTATTAATAAAATAAAAAACAATAAGAAGAATATGAAAACCGTAGCTATTGATGTAGGAACAGGAACACAAGATATAATCGTATATGACGATGAAAAAGAATTGGAAAACTCCATTAAGCTTGTTCTTCCATCTCCCCACTTGTATATTGCACAATTAATAAAAGAATGTGAAAACGACATCTATTTTGACGGAGAGATAATGGGAGGAGGAAAGCTTAAAAACAGAATAATTGAACATATGGAAAAGGGATATGAGGTAGTAATGAAAGGCCATTGCGCCAAAACCATAAGGGATGATTTGGAACAGGTAAAATCATTCGGCATCAAAATAGCAAATCCGGATGAGGACTATAGCGGATATACAAAGATAACACTTGGAGACATTGACATTAAAAAGCTTTCAGAGGTCATATTAGCATATGATTTGGATTTTGATTTTGAAAACATTGCAATAGCAGTACAGGACCACGGTTTTAATGAAAATATGGGAGATAGAGATTTCAGGTTTGAAAAGATAAGGGAAAAGCTGGACAAGCCAATAAAACCTGAGGAGTTCGGATTTTTAGGAGACATTCCAGAATACTACTCAAGAATGAAATCCGTTGAAAGTACATTGAAAGAAGAAGGAATTGAAATTACCCCCCTGATAATGGACACTAAATTCGCTTCAATAGCAGGAATGCAATACGATGAAATAGCAGAGGACCTCAATAGCTACGTAGTAATTGATATTGGAAATGGCCATACAACAGCGGCATCAATTGAAGATGGCAAAATACAAGGGTTATTTGAACACCATACATCCAATCTTGATGGAGAATCATTGAATAAATACATAACAAAATTAGCTAACGGCACCATTACAAACAAGGAAATATATGAAGACCACGGACATGGAGCTCATGTATTGAATCCTATAAGTAAATTAGAAAAAGTAATTGTAAGCGGGCCAAAACGCGAACTTATTGAAGATTCTGGCCTTGATTGGCATCATGCATGTCCTGGAGGGGATGTAATGATGACTGGAACTGTTGGTTTAATCAAAACAATCGAATACTTGAAGGATTAAACAATGTATAAACTCGATCCTCACATTCACAGCATTTACTCCGGAGATTCAAATACATCAATAGAAGATATAATCAGAACTGCTGAGAAAAAAGGTCTGGACATTATAGCAATTAGTGATCACAATACCGTCGAAGGCTCAAAGATAGCTAGAACTTTAGGATTGAATGATGTATTGATAGTGCCTTCAATTGAAATATCAAGCAGTGAAGGGCACATCCTAGGATTTGGTTGTGAGGAGCTAATAGAAAAAGGCCTAACTCCAGCAGAAACTATTGATAGAATACACGAACAAGGAGGATTAGCAATAGTACCTCACCCTTTCTGTTTTTATAGACACGGACTCCTAGATAAAACGGATGAAAGATTAGAATACGATGGAATTGAGACAAAAAATGCAAGATTCATATTAGGGTATTGCAACAGCAAGGCTAAAAAATTGTCCATGAAAAATAGTATACCTGCCCTTGGATCAAGTGATGCCCATTACAAGGAATTCATCGGAGATTGCTATACAAAAATAGATTGTGAAAAAGACATAGACAGCGTGTTGAAGGCCATTAAAAAAAACAAGGTTGCTCCAGCCGGAAAAGGCACATCAAATATACAATTGGCCAAGTACCTTTTTGACAAGAATGTTCTGAAAAAAAAGTAATTGTTATGAAAATTAATCATTAGAAAGCTTAATTGCAATAACAGAAACGTTCAACTTACTTCCATCCTCATTTTCAACTTCATCAGTGGAAATTTCAATATTATCCACAACACAATCAGGAATAAATCTGTTTCTAACAATTTCTGCAACATCAACAGCACGGCTAATGGCCTTTCCCCTAGCTTTTAGGATAACAGAGTTAGTATTTTCGTTAATTTGTGTTACTACAGCTAAAACATAGTTCATAAGTGGTTTATTACCTACATATATAATTTTTTCATCCATAATATCACCAAATTATATAATTAAAAATTGTAATTATATAGTATTTAAATATCTTTAAAAAAAAGAAAGAAGATTTACTCATTTGCTCTTTGAATGAGTAAAAGCTTGTTAATTGAATCTAAAACAGCTTCGATACTTGCCATTACAATATCATCATTGGTAGCTCTACCAGTGGATTTATTGCAGTTTGAATCAGAAGTGATTACAAATACTTCAGCCAATGCATCAGTACCACCAGTAATAGCTTCTAAATTATATTCTTCAAGTTCAACATCCATTTCATCAGAAATCAATGATTTGATAGCGTTTAATGCAGCATCTACAGGACCTACACCAGTAGCAGAAGTTTCTTTTTCTTCACCATCAATCTCCAATTTTACGGTTGCGGTTGGAGAGACAATAGCTCCAGATAACAAACCCAGTCCTTTAAGTTTGATTGGAGTTTCCTTAGCAGTACTTAATTCAGTTACGGCAATAGCTTTAAGATCTGAATCTGTGATTGTTTTACCTTTATCACCTAAAGCTTTGATTTGGTTGAATACTCTTTGGAATTGTTCATCATCCAATTCAATATGATATTCATCTAGTTTTGATTTTAAAGCGTTAGCACCAGTATGCTTTCCAATAACTATCCTTCTAGAGTGACCAACAAGTTCAGGAGAAATAGGTTCATAGGTTAAAGCATTGTTAAGAATACCATGAACATGAATTCCTGATTCATGAGCAAAAGCGTTGTCTCCTACAATCGGTTTGTTAACAGGCATTTTAATACCAGTAATGCGTCCAACAAATTCGGAAATATTATAAAGTTGAGTAGTGTCAATGCCAATGTCAATACCATAAACTGCCTTAAGAGTTACAGCCAATTCTTCAAGGGATGAGTTACCAGTTCTCTCACCAATACCGTTAATAGTAACATGAGCCTGATTGGCACCATTTTCAATAGCAGTTAAAGTGTTTGCAGTAGCTAAACCAAAATCATTATGGAAATGAACACTAATAGGAGTTTTAAACTTGGATTTCAAATCGGAAATTAATTCACGAGTAACAACAGGAGTCAAAACTCCAACAGTATCAGGAACATTTAAGAAATCAGCACCAGCATCCACAACTGCCTCATAAACGTCAATAAGGAAATCTCTTTCTGTTCTGGTAGCGTCTTCTGCTGAAAATTCAACAGTCAAACCATGGTCCTTACCATATTCAACACCCTCTACAGCAGTTTGAATAATAGTTTCCTTATCCATCTTAAGCTTGTAATCTCTGTGTAATGGAGAAGTTCCAATAAAAGTATGCATATAATCCAAATTAGCATCAAGGACTGCATCAATATCTTTCTTAACGGTTCTTGCCAACCCTACAGTGGTTGCATCAATTAAGTCATTGATTTGGCTACATGCCATTACTTCACCTTTAGATGATGCTGGAAAACCTGCTTCAAGTTTATCTACTCCAAGTTTATCTAATTTTTGAGCAATTTGAATTTTTTCATCAACAGTTAAAGCAACACCTGGAGCTTGTTCCCCATCTCTCAAGGTTGTATCAAAAATATAAATTTTATCCGCTAAATTCATATTTTCTTTTTTGAGTGTTTCCATATCGTTACCATACATGTTAAAACTTCCCGTGATATACTATTTTTTATTATTCTTTTTAAATTTATCTTTTTTAGGACTTTTAGCTTTTTTAATAATCACAAATAGAATTACAAAGATGATAATAAGAATAGCCAATCCGTAATAAAGGAATATTGAAATAGGAGTATCCTGCTTTTCAATGTCTAATGAGTAAAGATAGCCATCCTCCCCTGCAAAGAATAAACTGTTTCCATAAATTACAGGTGATGCGGAAAACGGACTGTTGAAGAGCATGGTTCCTGGATTGTAGCTAAGAGTTTCCAATCCTGTATATTTGTTTAAGATATAAGCATTTCCGTTATCTGAACCGAAGGCTATGGAATTTCCTTTCAAAGCTGGAGTGGACTGAACTGGAGATCCGGTGGAGAAAGACCATTTATTGGTTCCGTCTCTCAAATCAAGACAAGTCATATTGCCGCCATCTGAACCTAAATAGACATTATTATCATATTCGTCAATTGTAGGTGATGCCCTTACTTTATCGTCGAGATCTGCTTTCCAAATAAGTTGGCCGTTTTCAATGTTAAGGCAGTATGCTGTTCCGTCATTAGAACCAAAAACAACACTATCGTTACCGTATCCTGGAGTTGAGAGAACCTCATCACCAGTTGTAAATACCCAGTTTTCGTTTCCATCTAATGAAAGGCTGTAAAATTTGGTGTTTGTACTTCCCACAAAGATTGAATCGTTGGTAACTATAGGTGATGAGATGATTTTTCCACCGATGTCTACATCCAATGTCTTGTTTCCATCTATGTCAAGACCATACAAATGTCCATCATCACAGCCGAAGTAAATTGTATCATCTGTTACGAAAGGTGTTGATTCTACTGAATCTGAAGTTTTAAAAGTCCATTTTACTTTTTCATCATCAATATTTACGGCCTTAAGACCTTCTTCACAACCTACATATAAGGTTCCATTGCTAATAACAGGTGAAGAGTTGGTTTTTGCCTCAAAGTCTATTTCCCAGTTTACATCTCCTTTTTCCATGTCTATTGATTTTAAAATACCCTCATATGTAACAATGAAAATATTCTTCTCAAATATAGCTGGAGAGGATTTTATAGTATCCCCTAAATCGGCAGTCCATAAATTTGTTACAAAGTCAGAAGCGTCATCCAAATAGCCTGTATGTTCTATGTTTTCCTGAAAGGTATTCCAATCGTTTGCAGCTATTGGACTTATAGCTAATATAAAAATCATAAATACAATCGCTAATTGTTTTTTCATCTAATCACCTACACATCCCTGTTAAATGTTTTAACACCAATTATGAAGAATAATAATGTGAATCCTAATAAAATAACTATATCAATCCATACGTCTCCAAGGGATTGTCCTTTAAGCATTACTCCTCTCATAGCATCGTTCAAATAAGTTAATGGGAAGATATATGCAATTTTTTGGAAAATCCAGGGCATTGTCTCAATCGGATAGAATACACCTGAAACAAACATCATAGGCATACAGAACGGCATTACCATTTGAGTGTAATCCTCTTGAGTCGCTGTTCTTGCAGAAAGCATTATACCAAAACCTACAAAACACAATGCTCCAATTAAAAGCAGTATGAAAGTCTGAACAATGCCTCCTTTAACAGTAACGTTGAAAAGCAAGATGGCTAGTATAAGCAGTATCAGGGCCCTTCCAAGTTCAATTACTAATTTAGCAGCGATTTTACCTCCTACAACAGTAGCTACACTAGTTGGAGTCATGAACAATCTTGGCAACTCCCCGGTTTCACGTTCCCCTGCAATGGATGAACCCATTCCCATCATACAACTCATCATTACAGTCATTCCTAAAATAGCTGGAACTAAAAAGTCGATATATTTTATAGTACCATAAATTTTATTGATATGAAGACTTACAGCTTCTGAAAACTGATTTAAAGTATTGAATGAAGTTTGATTCATAGAAGCTTGTTGCTGTGTTAATTGAACTGTTCCCTGTGAGGATGCCAGATTCATGTTTTGAGTGTTGGAATACATTGCAGATATTTTGGAAAATATTCCTTGAGTAGATGGAATTATAATCTGGGATGCCATTTGATCTGAGGAATCTAAATATAGGGTAACGGCCTTGGAGCTACTTTCATCATCGTCATAATCAGCCGGCAGAATAATGGCTGCTTTAACATCCCCCCTATCCACCATTGACTTGGCATCATCAATATCGTCCGTTACTTCAACCACCTTATAGACTTCATTGGTTTTAATCGCATCTAATGTTGCATCAGTCAGATTACCGTCACTTTGTGAAACAACTGCAACAGGCAAATCTGTTAATTCTCCACCCATACCATATCCAAACAGTAAAATCATAATTATTGGAAATGCAATAATAGATACCAAACGGCCAGGGTGTCTTTTAAGACTCAATAAATCCTTCTTAATCATCCACCAAATCTTTTTAAGCTCGCTCATCTTCGTTCACCTCAGCAGTAG
This region of Methanobrevibacter sp. genomic DNA includes:
- a CDS encoding ABC transporter permease, producing the protein MSELKKIWWMIKKDLLSLKRHPGRLVSIIAFPIIMILLFGYGMGGELTDLPVAVVSQSDGNLTDATLDAIKTNEVYKVVEVTDDIDDAKSMVDRGDVKAAIILPADYDDDESSSKAVTLYLDSSDQMASQIIIPSTQGIFSKISAMYSNTQNMNLASSQGTVQLTQQQASMNQTSFNTLNQFSEAVSLHINKIYGTIKYIDFLVPAILGMTVMMSCMMGMGSSIAGERETGELPRLFMTPTSVATVVGGKIAAKLVIELGRALILLILAILLFNVTVKGGIVQTFILLLIGALCFVGFGIMLSARTATQEDYTQMVMPFCMPMMFVSGVFYPIETMPWIFQKIAYIFPLTYLNDAMRGVMLKGQSLGDVWIDIVILLGFTLLFFIIGVKTFNRDV
- the albA gene encoding DNA-binding protein Alba, yielding MMDEKIIYVGNKPLMNYVLAVVTQINENTNSVILKARGKAISRAVDVAEIVRNRFIPDCVVDNIEISTDEVENEDGSKLNVSVIAIKLSND
- a CDS encoding PHP domain-containing protein, which gives rise to MYKLDPHIHSIYSGDSNTSIEDIIRTAEKKGLDIIAISDHNTVEGSKIARTLGLNDVLIVPSIEISSSEGHILGFGCEELIEKGLTPAETIDRIHEQGGLAIVPHPFCFYRHGLLDKTDERLEYDGIETKNARFILGYCNSKAKKLSMKNSIPALGSSDAHYKEFIGDCYTKIDCEKDIDSVLKAIKKNKVAPAGKGTSNIQLAKYLFDKNVLKKK
- a CDS encoding TrpB-like pyridoxal phosphate-dependent enzyme translates to MAEDYRINLTPDDVPKNWYNILADLPVELPMPKNSEGKDQIADLQKAFTKAALEQEFATDRYIKIPNEVRELYMQMGRPSPLVRAKRLEEKLNTPAKIYFKREDTSPTGSHKLNSAIPQVYFAKKEGVERLTTETGAGQWGTALSLAGNLLDTDITVYMVKVSFNQKPDRKNIMNIYGGDVYASPSENTKIGRQILEETPDHPGSLGVAISEAMEEALENDEVKYSLGSVLNHVMLHQTIIGQEIKTQLEIAEEEPDVMIACAGGGSNLAGSLFPFLKDKIAGNSETEFIAVEPSACPTLTEGSYEYDFGDTNGFTPMLKMFTLGHDFVAPSVHAGGLRYHGMSPIVSLLTKEGYINPTSVHQTDAFNAGVTFASSEGVLPAPETTHAIKAAIDEALKAKQTGEEKTIVVNFSGHGMLDLKGYASFLDGSMENSK
- a CDS encoding DUF1786 domain-containing protein; the protein is MKTVAIDVGTGTQDIIVYDDEKELENSIKLVLPSPHLYIAQLIKECENDIYFDGEIMGGGKLKNRIIEHMEKGYEVVMKGHCAKTIRDDLEQVKSFGIKIANPDEDYSGYTKITLGDIDIKKLSEVILAYDLDFDFENIAIAVQDHGFNENMGDRDFRFEKIREKLDKPIKPEEFGFLGDIPEYYSRMKSVESTLKEEGIEITPLIMDTKFASIAGMQYDEIAEDLNSYVVIDIGNGHTTAASIEDGKIQGLFEHHTSNLDGESLNKYITKLANGTITNKEIYEDHGHGAHVLNPISKLEKVIVSGPKRELIEDSGLDWHHACPGGDVMMTGTVGLIKTIEYLKD
- a CDS encoding PQQ-binding-like beta-propeller repeat protein; the encoded protein is MKKQLAIVFMIFILAISPIAANDWNTFQENIEHTGYLDDASDFVTNLWTADLGDTIKSSPAIFEKNIFIVTYEGILKSIDMEKGDVNWEIDFEAKTNSSPVISNGTLYVGCEEGLKAVNIDDEKVKWTFKTSDSVESTPFVTDDTIYFGCDDGHLYGLDIDGNKTLDVDIGGKIISSPIVTNDSIFVGSTNTKFYSLSLDGNENWVFTTGDEVLSTPGYGNDSVVFGSNDGTAYCLNIENGQLIWKADLDDKVRASPTIDEYDNNVYLGSDGGNMTCLDLRDGTNKWSFSTGSPVQSTPALKGNSIAFGSDNGNAYILNKYTGLETLSYNPGTMLFNSPFSASPVIYGNSLFFAGEDGYLYSLDIEKQDTPISIFLYYGLAILIIIFVILFVIIKKAKSPKKDKFKKNNKK
- a CDS encoding 2-isopropylmalate synthase; the encoded protein is MYGNDMETLKKENMNLADKIYIFDTTLRDGEQAPGVALTVDEKIQIAQKLDKLGVDKLEAGFPASSKGEVMACSQINDLIDATTVGLARTVKKDIDAVLDANLDYMHTFIGTSPLHRDYKLKMDKETIIQTAVEGVEYGKDHGLTVEFSAEDATRTERDFLIDVYEAVVDAGADFLNVPDTVGVLTPVVTRELISDLKSKFKTPISVHFHNDFGLATANTLTAIENGANQAHVTINGIGERTGNSSLEELAVTLKAVYGIDIGIDTTQLYNISEFVGRITGIKMPVNKPIVGDNAFAHESGIHVHGILNNALTYEPISPELVGHSRRIVIGKHTGANALKSKLDEYHIELDDEQFQRVFNQIKALGDKGKTITDSDLKAIAVTELSTAKETPIKLKGLGLLSGAIVSPTATVKLEIDGEEKETSATGVGPVDAALNAIKSLISDEMDVELEEYNLEAITGGTDALAEVFVITSDSNCNKSTGRATNDDIVMASIEAVLDSINKLLLIQRANE